The genomic region ACtttatgaagaaaataatttgtaacttAAAGGAATATGCACTATGCATGTTTCCATGTTGTTGGGACTTCCTGGAAAGGGTCAGTCTTGTTCACAGTTTACCCTCTACTTATTTTCAGGACTTTCATCAATAAACCCTTTATTCTTTGGTGAATCCTTTTCTGTTATCATTAAGATGGATGACTGTAGCAGTACTGCATCCACTGATGGGTGCTGTATGTCATTTGGAAACCTTTCACTACAGATCTGTTCGTTATGTGTGTGTTATCTGAGGAATCTTTCATCCCCTTCCTTCTCTGTTATCATTAGATGGATGACTGGCAGATTGTGTACCCCATATCTTGCCCATTTGAGTGCCTTTTCCAAAATGCACATCTCGGTTGGGCCTAACCTTCATCTATTTGACTATATTTGATGGAACTTTTGTTTTTCCATGCCCTTACTGCTACCTGTGTTACAGCTCATGAGATTCTATCACTTTTGGGGATGTAGTCTGAAGCCATTATTTTCTTAGGTTGAGCACACATGATTTCTTTTTCAGAGGACTCTGCACAACCAATAGAATCTTGTGCAGGATCTATTGGATGCTCTTCCTTTCCTTGTAGGCAGTCTGCATTGGTAGTTGAACAAGGCTAATATATTGGTACATATTCTACTTTCTTCCATTTATTTAGATTTGCATATCTTCATAAATCTTCTCTTCAAGGCTGGGGGATATGGGTTGATTTTTCAGAAAGTTTCAGACTGGTGGCTTCTGTCCAATGGATCACATCAACATTCTGGAGCTTCTGGCTATATGTCACGCCTTGGATAATTTTCTACATTTTGCCAGGAATGATCCACTCGGACAATTCTATGGTGGTGGCTTATTTTTAATTACCAAGaacttctctctttctttcttttttttagtgCCTGGATCATACTCTGTGGGGAGTGGTGCTTGACCACATATGCTTCTTACAGTCAAATCAACTGTGTGTCCATAACATATTCACTGTTGAAATGGAATGTTTCAAAAGATTGCCTGTAGGCATGTGATTTTGCTTTGTTTACTTCATTAATATGTTTGTTCTGGACTGTTCTTACTCGTGGAATTGCAGTTCATTCCTTTGTTTGGGATCCCTCATCCTACCCTAATGCCCCAACATAGATGTCTCTGCTCCCAttggccttttttttttgttaatttaaagctGAGCTAACAACATGAGTCATTACATGTGTATTATAGGTGTCTCTCTCCTCACTCAGTTATACTGTTGTTCTTACACATTTCTTGTAAGGCATGATGGTGATACTTGCTACTTAATACAGTTCAATGTCTTATATTATCCCTCCTTGATATTATTATACCAATGATATTACTGTGCTAGTAACCATTCTTGTGGGATTGGTTTTGAGTGAGATAGTTTACATTACAAAGATACCTTAACTATACTTATTGTTCAGATGTCAGTCAAACCATTTTTTACATTGCTATCATGAATCTGGTTCATAGGTCAGAGATGCATGATCACCTTTTGGTTGGCTGAACTTGAAATGATTATTATGACAGTTTTGGGTTGTAGTTGATTTGCCACTGGTAGGATCCTTATTCTACTGTTGTGTGGATGTCAGTTCATGGTGCCCTGGGTTTTGGATGCAGTTGTATCATATACTGTTCATTATGCTTCAACCACTCTATGCCTAGGTGCACCTCCTTTAACTTGGGCACTGTACACTGTgggatttaaatttgttttttggtaCTTTGGATACATATACTgccattttatttttccatatgGATGTgctcttttattttttctgtctgTGTTTGAGATACCTCATTCTACACTGGGTGAAAAGCATACTATGTATGATCCTTTTCTGTGAGGATCTTTTCAGGTATTCTTTGGATGCTTATGAGGCATGTTCCTTCTCTCTATTCAGTGTAAATTCTAGCCATTTTACAGGACTGAGCAAAAGTGTAAGGACAgtgtcaaaaattagatttcaagctattttcaaagaataatggaaggtaaattacaggtgaaacattaaaattttaattatcatgATATTTTGTACAACTTGTGTCCGTTAagcaaatgtttaatatattgtgTGTCCCGTTTTTGCTCTGTTAACTGCAGGCAGTCTTTCAGATATTTTTGCAACATGtttaatacactcccataaagttttttgtttgcaAGTAactttgatttgtcaagtttgtGATCCATGAAATCCCACATCTGTTCAATTGGGTTGGGATTGTGGCTCTTTTGGAGCCTTTGTATCATTTAAGTGACAACAGTAACTTTTTTCTCagcaaataatttttacaaatgttAGAGGACTATTTTGGGTCTTTACATGAACAGATTAGTGTCTGATGGTACTTCAGCTTTTCCACTATTttgttttgcaaatatctcctgtcaccTCAGCAGAAAGGCATCCCCAAACTATTACACTGCTTTACACTATGCACTGAGATTAGTATCTTTTCACCATTTTTCTGCCAGATGCACACTTTGCtttgaaccagatatttcaaatattgattcatccatccataacacccttttccaatcatcatcagtccagtttttacttttttttagcaAGTTTCACTCTTTTGACAATATtaagatatcaaaataaatgtttttttttaactgatgcacaatcaaatattccattcttgttgagtctttttaatactgtagatctggacacctttctgtcatttggtacatggttgtttatttgCTGCTTGAGATAAATGTCTTCCTTCTACTCCAGAGgctatatgaaataaatatatttaacatcagtatcattgagatAGTGTTCTGCTTCCTCCCTTCCTATTTTTAAACTTATGTCTCAGTGTTATGATCTAGGATATATTTTACAGCATTTGGGGAGCATTTCTTGTCTGCAGTAATTTATAGGAGAGTCCAACCAccatcatgtaaagcttttatgcagACTCTCTTCTTTATTGACAATTATCTATTCTTTTTGGCCATGGCATGGTCACAAAACCTTTAATGTATAGTGTTAAATGCTGCTTTTATCAGGGTTTGTTTGTGGTGTTgctattaagtttatttattctaGAATATACTGGTATCATATGCTGtctccttgctagcttctttctgtgtagttaagacactgcatgggtaccatgacagttattttggaccctaaatttgatcagtattttCAATCAAACAGAaaccttatgacatgcccttgggcATGGATGGGAATTGTAAAGAAAAAGTATTCTCACTCTAGCTCGTTCAATTGTCAACAGGAATcggtgaagcattaccatagtgttgaaatttgtattatttaatggtTTGGAAGAATTAGCTCCAttgaaatggaaagaatgacaaaatattctctaatCATAATTCTTTTGCACAGTCCTGTAAGTGGAGGTAATGTATTGTGtcagaaaatatagtttttgcTGTACTGAAAGTTTATTTCTGATAGGTTTTTACATACATTTACACTTCCCATTCATTCTCTCCACTGAAAAACCAGTGTTTCCATTTTCTACCAAAACTTGAAGTAATAGTGTAGTAGAATTGAATAGGAGGAGTCGTGTCATATTCTTAGCAGTGGAGGGTTGTCACTTGATCATTTACATGAGACACATTTGAATTGATTGTAAGAAATATGAAAGCTTAAAGGTTATGGCATGCAAGAAACACTTTTTTCATATAGAAGGCAACATAGGatgagaatatttattaatttatgtgaGAGAAGACAAgtacaaatttaaaacatttttatttgagaaaaataacCTTCACTTTGTTGTACTTTAGTAAAGTAGAGtttcttgttataaatataaattgtactACACAGGGTtggagttttgtttttatgaacatcTCTGACTTTGCTTTCGAGGTAGAAAACAATTTAGACTATTCTGAGCTTAAGACATCCTAAGAATAACTTGAATCATCTACCTAAAGAACAAAGTTTTACCATAAGTTTTATTCACATAGTTTGTATAGTTGAGCTCTTGTTAGCTTGACAGAAACTTCATGGACCTTAATTGTTAgttcaaataattcaaaaccaTTGTCATTTTTTAAGGAAAATATCCAAATTGTATGTCTTGCaggtggttgtttttttttaagaaataaaattactacCATGCATTTGCATTGGAGTGTGTTTATACATAGTATAAATGCCTAAGGTAAAAGTACAAAATCCTTTTCATTGACATTTATACTGGATTTTAGTTTAAActcttcatttttataaaatgtatgagGGAAAATATGTAATGTTACTGATATCTTAGCTTGATAGTTTACACTCAATCTATCTATAAATCTCAAACTAGCAAaaattttatcaatttaaataGGAAAAAAATGGCAAATAATGTGTTTAGATTGTTATAATGAAACtagaataatttattgttactacCATTTTAATAGGTAGTTAAATGGAAAGTACCTTCTAATAGCTAGTTATATTACATTATCAGGTCATATTTCTCTGGTGGTGGACTAGAATATTGGATAAAAAAAGATGCAAAGGACAAGAAGATTACATCATTTTCAACATCTTGTGATGCTTTAAAGTTTACAGTGTAAGTTTTATAGAAGTAAGACTGTGATAAAGATCAATctgtatttttgtacattttatgcAACTTTAAACTTTCTTTAGTTCTGAACAGTCTTTTACTGCATTTCTCAAGATGCTGAACTTGCTGGCTATTGGTGTAAAGTCACATTCTTGTAAACATGTAAATAATGGCTAATTgatctaatgaaatataataaatgaaaaaatgcCCAAAACTAAAATTTTGTTCATTCACAAAATATGTCCAGAGTTGAATGTAAACCAAATGTCttcatttttactgtatattttaatatttgacagACTTGCAACATGCTAACAAATGTGGTACTATAGGACCTGATTTAGACTCATAGTTATGACAATGGAAAGTGTTGATTATATGCATCTACTATAGTTTATGGAGAACTGAGCAACCAAAAATGGATGAAATAAGATAATTTAACAGACAATTGTTCCTCTGTAGGTTGGTATTACTTGAAATTTGATGTAAAAGTTACAGAATCAGAATCtcatgaaatatttgttattatattgtttgaatgtttatttaattaccaGTGTACCTCctctgaaagaaaatattttgctactAGATGTGGGGAGCTGTTACAATCCATTCAgatgttttaaagaaattgtaCCAATAGCTATTGACCTAACTCCAGCCACCCCAGTAAGTTAGTTTCTCTACATGACTGATAAATGTTTGATGTTTTTCTGTTTCTGAACCTTTTCAAAATCCATAAGtttcaataaatgaaaatgtCAAAGGAATATTGTATATTCAGTAGTGATTGGAAGATAAATCATGTATCTGACTTATGGAACGTAAATACTAGATATTGTATTTGCTTGATGTATAAATGTGTATTGtaccatttaattaaaaaatagatataaatgcATTCTCATACAAATTTTTTAAGGCAAAAGCTGTATTACATTAATATTCTCATATGGAAACTTTGCACGTGTGACTAGTTTAGTTTTAAGTATAGGCCCATTGAAAGACTAATACAAAAGTTAAAACCATATATTTGTGATGATTTGGggaaattgaaataaatgtttatgtatttttgatGAGAATAATTATCAATACAATCACAGGATCACTAAACTCTCTGACCTAGGGATAGAAGTTTTTCAATAGATgttgaaacatttataaactgaATGTTTGGTTAGATTCATTAAGTGGCTGCAtcttatgaatataaaaatattgtatgtaatttaaaCTTATTGATTGTATATCGTAGTTTGGTACAAAGGgcatgtatatttttatcttaatctTTAAATTTTAAGGAAAAAAAGCTCACCTAGATAATTCAGTACAGTACATATGCATTTTTGTAAGACTATACATGAAAGAGTTTGTGAGGAATTTTGTGACAAATTATGAGTatagttgtttaatattgaaCTCCTAATGGTAACAAGTCAGTCAAATTGTCAAGAGTGACTCGaatgtttttttcagaattagACCTAGTTGTTAGCATGCAAGACTGTGGATCTGAAGATTCACATTTTGTGCCCTCTATTCAGAATATCTTCTTAGCATGCAAAAGATTGCCCCTAGCTTTGcttaccagtttgtttttatacttgCCACCCACCCTCTTCCTTTCCTCATGCTTGCTGCAAAGTCTTATTCCACATATTAGAGCTTTGAGTGCTTTGTAAATACAATGGCCAAACCCCAGTTATCCATCAGTTCAAAAGTTAGGGACAGTTTAGTGCAGTTAGTCTTTGTGTTGCAGctttatgtaaatatttgaaGCAACccaaacatttctgtttttaatattattttatatgtaataaaaaatattaacaattgttaGTTTTAAGAATTGGAAATTGTTTAAATTGAGCATTTACAAATTAATAGATATATATTCATATTGTATGGCATGTTTTAGCATTTTTGCTTGTAAATTATATAGctcattttttatcactttttgtgttttacttGTTCCTGCACATTTTATATATGAAGGTCTTGtatcattataaatttaataaacttttcataCATTTTCTACAGTTGAATATTAATTCACTTGCATATATCAttccattatttttaaattaaaaattatatatgtttcaaaagaattttttatttttgtttcaggatGTTTATACTTGTGACTTTTTAAAAGTATCAGTAGTTACCCCAGAAGGCCCTAGATGGCAGCAAAATCAGCTTAGCAGCACTGAAGAAGTGAAAAAGTTACCTGGAAACACTTTTCATGTTGTTGTCCTATCTCTTGTTCTTGAATACTTACCTGCTCCTCATCAACGATGGACATTTTGTACTAAAGCCTATCAGTTACTTCAGTACAATGGCTTATTACTTATAATTACACCAGAttcaaaacatcaaaataaaaatgctttaattatgaaaaactggAAGAGAGCTTTAGCAACCCTAGGGTTTCAACGAATTCTGTATGAAAAACAAACGCATCTTCACTGCATGGGCTTTCGCAAAGTTGAAGGTCCGGTGATTCTGAAAGGATTGCCACCTCCAGATAACCCATCTCAGTTACTGTACATACCACAAGATCTTCACAGTTATGACATATTAAATACAAGTGAGAAAAACATAGCTGTTGAGAGGAAAGGGGATGAAGACAATGCAATTAGTGCATTTTTTCTAGAGCTGCCATTTGAAGTTTGAAACGACTTGATATAGTCATATAGTGTTTAACTAAAcctttaaatactgttttttggGGTATTTTTGGTTTTCTGACAGGTATAAATCACACACAACATTTTTATAGGCAACAGAAATTTGGTATTGTTCTAATGGAGATAAAATGCCAAACAGtcaaatggtaaaaaaatatttataattttgatgtttgtgtttttttacaggtGAAAGAGTTGGTACACATGAAAGCAGATTTACTACTTGTTGAAGAGTCAAGTACCAATGTTGTTTTTGTGATTTAAATAACTAACATTTAACGGTAATGTAATAGagatacaatttttattaaataaaattgagCAAACAGACTACGAATTTCTTTGCAATTGATCACTTAACTGTATGTGATTCAagaagaattaatttttttatcagtctATGCTTAAACATTTCCTATGGTTAAATGCTAGACTTAGGTTTGTATGTAAAGATGATCAAATTGGCTGGTTGGACTTGTAGTGATCCCACAGACTGACTTGTTTGCTAAGGCTCTTAACTCAGCTGCAAGGAAGGTTTTAAACTAGAACTAGACAGTGGGGTGAATAccaaaaaaaagataaaagtttagCATAGAAAATGAGTatagtagttataaggataggcttaattgttactatcatgatgttaaaaatataagaaataaaataaaataactttagagCATAGGTAGGAATGGAaatttttgatataatgggaataactgaaacatggttaaacacagatgattttgatgaaagaatgtttttattttttgaaatgcaAGGTTGCAGGCTATttaatagagtattaaaaaaaAGTGGAGGAGTGGCTTTGTATGCAGAATCTGAGTTACATGCTGTTGAAATTGAGGATATTAAAGATGATAGCTAGGAGATTGAATcccatttgggtttctgttagtggatataaaaggaaaaggcttttagtgggaatttgttatAGATCAacaaatgatactgatgaaattagtgagaaactttaaaataagattaaaatttcagctgttaatgaagttataattatgagtgattttaatttcagacatgtAAACTGGGAAATGCTAGAATCAAACCATGATGGAGAAAGtttttttggaaactgttcagaaTGGCTTTTATCGCCAAGTAGTCAAGGAGCCGACTGGTAACAATACTATCTCATATTTATTGGTGGTACCTTATATAAAATTATCAAGAGGGTGCAAATTGGGAAACGTAAGTGATCATTGCTCTTCTAGATTTGGTGTTTTGATGCATATGGAGATAAGGCATAATGATATTTGGGGTGTGAAGGGATGTGACAAGAATTATTTGTTGAGAATTGGAAaacagttatttggagacactggtcagatgtggaaaatttttaaatatttaaggtaAACATACTTCTTATAAGAAATTTAAGAAATTGAAATTGATTGACATGACaagagatttagaagattatagaagatCAAAAATGTTGGTGAGAcaagaaattaggacatcaaagaggatgtatgaaaaaaattaactggAAATGTAAAACTtgacagtaaggatttctttaaatacattaagggtaaataaaatattaaaatgggaTTTAGAACCCTTAAGGGATGATAAAAGGGGTtgatatctgatgattatgagatatATGGGTTatcaaattttccttttttttaggttttactaATGATGATTTAAATAGTATTCTACATGTTGAACAGTTGATGGATGGAAATAAGGTCcaacaagatgactgcattatTGCTGAGCcagttaagaaaaaattggaaaACTTAAAAAACTAAGATTCTTGGACCAGTAATATTTTACCAAGTGTTTTAAAGGATGTGAGAGTCACTTCCCACAATTGTTTGTATGTCTCAAATTCTGGGAAAGTActaacagattggaaattagctaatgtcaatCCTATCTTCAAGAGAGGTAGtagaagttgtcccagtaattataggcttatttgtcttacatcagttgtgggaaaagttttggaaatgaTAGAACGTACTTTGCAAagctttttaataaaatttagaattttattggttATCACTAAGGGAAAATATTATCTTACAAATTCTTTTTAAAAGGTTCCTGTTATGTAggtgagggtaagggtgtagatttggtgtatctggattttcagaaagttttgtatggcaaagtttttttttttatgtatgtatatataaaaggcttgtaaaactATTATATCTGTTGTTGTGGGGGATCAGTGAGCAAATTGGACAAAGAAGTGACAATTGAGAAGAGAGCTGATGGTTGCTATAAACAGAATTGAGTCAATTTGGATTAATGTCAGAAGtagggtacctcagggctcagtcttggGACCTTTGCTCTTTTGGATTTTCATCAGTAACATAGATGAaggaaggaatagtcaataaattacttaaatttggaGATGATGTTGATTTATGAAAGGACTTAGATCATTTAGTGTGTTGGGCAAATAAATAGCAGATTGGTTtatattatgataaatgcaagataatgcatgttacttatcataatttaaattataaatgtaatttagaTGGAAATAACCCTGACAGTGTTATGAGGAAAAGGGATCTTGTTGTAATAGTTCATCAGTCTGAAGCcattcaagcagtgtgctgttgatagtggtagggcaaataggattttaggttatatctacagTAATGtcaaatacaagtctaaagaggttatattttcattgtataggttgttggttaggccacatttagagtACTATGTTCAGTATTGGGCTCCTTTAGGGATGACTTTGAATTGATAAAGGGTTCAGAGCAGGATTACTAGAATGGTATTTGGGATAGAGAATTTATCACATAAGAGGCTGAgatttctcttgaaaaaaggTGAGTTGGAGGGGATAtaattgagatgtttaagattgtaaaggaaattgatagtgttgaggcatcatttttgtttcatatttaactgTGAGAACACTAGGATTAGgggacaaaaataatttttattgtcagGGAGAGCTTCATCTTCAGTTGAGACAGGTTTAATTTTTCTAACAAGGTGcttggcctttggaatggattgGTATTTGATGTTGTAAAGGTAGTAAATTTAAGATAGTTTAAGATAAAGCTTTAAGTATGTTAAAAATAAGGgctggccttaagatttttatttaaaactcgtTTCTTTCTAGAATTTAATTCCTTCCTCAAGTTAATGAAGCTGCCATTATGGTTTTTTGTGTTTAGCTTACACTGTTCAGTGGTGATGTTATACAAGTActttgataaataaaactttacattatatacaaCTGAGTTTTGACAGTACGTACAGTGTTGCCCTTGGCTATTTATACATAATATGAATTTTTGTAGATTTATCTGGTAAACACATCAAATGGTAAGGTTCATTTAAGTATCATGAAAT from Tachypleus tridentatus isolate NWPU-2018 chromosome 1, ASM421037v1, whole genome shotgun sequence harbors:
- the Samtor gene encoding S-adenosylmethionine sensor upstream of TORC1 isoform X2; protein product: MLRFLLLLPGCDADDVWKAHCNNLSERQEYAQAMQKLATTVWATNNTRIEWCLEACRSYFSGGGLEYWIKKDAKDKKITSFSTSCDALKFTVVPPLKENILLLDVGSCYNPFRCFKEIVPIAIDLTPATPDVYTCDFLKVSVVTPEGPRWQQNQLSSTEEVKKLPGNTFHVVVLSLVLEYLPAPHQRWTFCTKAYQLLQYNGLLLIITPDSKHQNKNALIMKNWKRALATLGFQRILYEKQTHLHCMGFRKVEGPVILKGLPPPDNPSQLLYIPQDLHSYDILNTSEKNIAVERKGDEDNAISAFFLELPFEV
- the Samtor gene encoding S-adenosylmethionine sensor upstream of TORC1 isoform X1; this encodes MACNDNDISIFDIKCEHQRLVKVIRNVHERLRYVYKQGCDADDVWKAHCNNLSERQEYAQAMQKLATTVWATNNTRIEWCLEACRSYFSGGGLEYWIKKDAKDKKITSFSTSCDALKFTVVPPLKENILLLDVGSCYNPFRCFKEIVPIAIDLTPATPDVYTCDFLKVSVVTPEGPRWQQNQLSSTEEVKKLPGNTFHVVVLSLVLEYLPAPHQRWTFCTKAYQLLQYNGLLLIITPDSKHQNKNALIMKNWKRALATLGFQRILYEKQTHLHCMGFRKVEGPVILKGLPPPDNPSQLLYIPQDLHSYDILNTSEKNIAVERKGDEDNAISAFFLELPFEV